From Uloborus diversus isolate 005 chromosome 8, Udiv.v.3.1, whole genome shotgun sequence, a single genomic window includes:
- the LOC129227675 gene encoding uncharacterized protein LOC129227675: MMSKKDTLELPGFDRDPVTGKYYRKLPAGSPSCFDVRRHPNSPEDNSAEKLKIPNVAKLISQRDLGQLVNTKFETDILELKTKDIFLKKKFTFPGDVINELALMDCQFLKRGNGTIIGKWSCKNFPNMCYLGEFEDDVTNLHKKSDPLLHAYLVKKFITDFCECYDSQYRYVVFSAHRNCDNVGLIYLINTQICADRSEFASITYLDLNIVSPIWCCASNHQKLNFAVGLEKFVNVYSSTRIIRSIGVPGQAHTVEFDKTGNLMFSGLNNGRLIMSDLRTRREHDVSVKLSDCCLQEIKLSSGENYIIYGDFAGRINRVDFRMDLNCVAEYKGHYGSKPSFSFSENFNVLCANGQDNVTRLWSLEHGGKPLRYIETEKGCSSSSIISDNGSKCVIYHVVNDLVNAYGF, translated from the coding sequence ATGATGAGTAAAAAAGATACCTTGGAGTTACCTGGATTTGATAGAGATCCTGTAACAGGCAAATACTATCGAAAGCTTCCCGCCGGCTCTCCTTCATGTTTTGATGTCAGACGTCATCCTAATAGCCCTGAAGATAATTCAgctgaaaaactcaaaattccAAATGTAGCTAAATTGATTTCTCAAAGAGATCTTGGGCAGCTCGTTAATACAAAGTTTGAAACTGATATATTAgaattgaaaacaaaagatattttcctcaaaaaaaaatttaccttccCTGGTGATGTCATCAATGAATTAGCTCTTATGGATTGTCAGTTCTTGAAGCGTGGGAATGGAACAATTATTGGGAAATGGTCTTGCAAAAACTTTCCCAACATGTGTTATCTGGGTGAATTTGAAGATGATGTTACAAATTTGCACAAGAAGAGTGACCCACTCCTGCATGCATACTTAGTCAAAAAGTTCATCACCGATTTTTGTGAGTGTTACGATTCACAGTATAGGTACGTAGTATTTTCAGCCCATAGAAATTGTGATAATGTTGGTTTGATCTACCTGATCAACACCCAGATTTGTGCTGATCGCAGTGAGTTTGCATCTATAACCTATCTTGACTTGAATATAGTATCGCCTATATGGTGCTGTGCTAGCAACCACCAGAAACTTAACTTTGCTGTTGGATTAGAAAAGTTTGTTAATGTATATTCCTCTACCCGTATCATAAGATCTATTGGTGTTCCAGGACAGGCACATACTGTTGAATTTGATAAAACTGGAAATCTCATGTTTAGTGGACTCAACAACGGAAGGCTCATCATGTCTGACTTAAGGACTCGGCGTGAACATGATGTCTCTGTCAAGTTGAGTGACTGTTGTttacaagaaataaaactttcaagCGGAGAAAATTATATCATCTATGGAGATTTTGCTGGAAGGATTAATCGAGTGGACTTTAGAATGGACTTAAATTGTGTAGCTGAATACAAAGGTCATTATGGAAGTAAACCTTCATTTAGTTTTAgcgaaaattttaatgttttgtgtgCCAATGGACAAGATAATGTAACACGATTGTGGAGCCTTGAACATGGTGGCAAACCATTGAGatacatcgaaacagaaaaaggTTGTTCATCTAGTTCAATTATTAGTGACAATGGCTCCAAATGTGTGATTTATCATGTTGTCAATGATTTGGTTAATGCATACGGGTTTTAA